From Bradyrhizobium symbiodeficiens, the proteins below share one genomic window:
- the treS gene encoding maltose alpha-D-glucosyltransferase codes for MNVLSSVDTKKAEAAEIVDELWYKDAIIYQLHVKAFADSNHDGIGDFAGLTEKLPYLQELGVTALWLLPFYPSPGRDDGYDIGDYGSVNPDFGTMKDFKRFIQEAQKRGLRVITELVVNHTSDQHNWFKRARRSPAGSSARNWYVWSDTDQKYQGTRIIFTDTEKSNWTWDHEAGAFYWHRFFSHQPDLNFDNPRVVSALIQVMKRWLDAGVDGFRLDAIPYLCEREGTSNENLPETHAIIKRLRQELDSYSKGKLLLAEANQWPEDVQEYFGRGDECHMAYHFPLMPRIYMAIAQEDRFPITDILRQTPDIPASCQWALFLRNHDELTLEMVTDVERDYLWTTYANDPRARINVGIRRRLAPLMDNDRRKIELMNSLLLSFPGTPIIYYGDEIGMGDNIYLGDRNGVRTPMQWSPDRNGGFSRCDPARLYAPLIMDPVYGYESVNVEAQSRSLSSLLSATKRLISVRKSTLAFGRGTMTFIRPANRSVLAYVRQYRGEVILCVANLSRAAQATELDLSPWKDRIPQEMLGRSRFPAIGELPYMITLGPYGFYWFQLQERDKSEPVTPRAVPEFETLVVPLNSNWVSLARERGVFEREVLPGFLSRTRWYPEHNPKHIKTRLTSAVPFCDIGDNRPWIAFFETTEQDAASRYVLPMQIEWVRFDRERFNPRALAAVRQGAREGTLLDVATDQIFIGLFLRNLSQNLVVEENNLRLEFRATSRFGDYTIKEPERIRTIEQANSTALVDNQYVAKIYRQLDSGINPEIEIGQYLTEVARFANTPALLGSVELVEGDQRSALGVLHAYVENQGDGWIVTTGYLDRYIDEQRVLSAGEAPRETQEQAPYLHFIAQIGRRLGELHVALAAAKSDELAPEPIGSTHVKRLVSDLKARAERVFERLTDSRDDLREAHRPLIDRLAAMRASLPDHLDALLPSGIGGLNIRHHGDFRLGQTLIVKDDIFIIDFDGDPRLPLADKRRKLPAARDVAGLIRSIDLSVNAALSRALTGASDEQGRITAALGEWRERAAATFLSAYREAMTDRRLWPEDRKSAESLLRFFLLDQAFNEVEYELSNRPEGLHAPLTGLLRILSSTGSEAHA; via the coding sequence ATGAATGTTCTGTCTTCCGTCGACACCAAAAAAGCCGAGGCTGCCGAGATCGTGGACGAGCTCTGGTACAAGGACGCCATTATCTACCAGCTCCACGTCAAGGCGTTTGCCGACAGCAATCATGATGGCATCGGCGATTTCGCCGGTCTGACCGAAAAGCTGCCCTATCTGCAGGAGCTCGGCGTCACCGCGCTGTGGCTGTTGCCGTTCTACCCCTCGCCCGGCCGCGACGACGGTTACGACATCGGAGACTACGGCTCGGTCAATCCCGATTTCGGGACCATGAAGGATTTCAAGCGCTTCATCCAGGAAGCGCAGAAGCGCGGACTGCGCGTCATCACCGAGCTCGTCGTCAACCACACCTCGGACCAGCATAACTGGTTCAAGCGCGCGCGCCGCAGCCCCGCAGGCTCGAGCGCCCGCAACTGGTATGTCTGGAGCGACACCGACCAGAAATACCAGGGCACGCGGATCATCTTCACCGACACCGAAAAGTCGAACTGGACCTGGGATCACGAGGCCGGGGCATTCTACTGGCACCGCTTCTTCTCGCACCAGCCCGACCTCAATTTCGACAATCCCCGCGTGGTCAGCGCGCTGATCCAGGTGATGAAGCGCTGGCTGGACGCCGGCGTCGACGGCTTCCGGCTCGACGCCATTCCCTATCTGTGCGAGCGCGAGGGCACCTCGAACGAGAACCTTCCCGAGACGCATGCGATCATCAAGCGCTTGCGTCAGGAGCTGGATTCCTACTCCAAGGGCAAGCTGCTGCTGGCCGAGGCCAATCAATGGCCGGAGGACGTACAGGAATATTTCGGCCGTGGCGACGAATGCCACATGGCCTACCACTTCCCGCTGATGCCGCGCATCTACATGGCGATCGCGCAGGAGGACCGCTTCCCGATCACCGACATTCTGCGCCAGACGCCCGACATTCCCGCGAGCTGCCAATGGGCGCTGTTCCTGCGCAACCATGACGAGCTGACGCTGGAAATGGTCACCGATGTCGAGCGCGACTATCTCTGGACCACCTACGCCAACGACCCCCGCGCCCGCATCAATGTCGGCATCCGCCGGCGCCTCGCGCCACTGATGGACAACGACCGGCGCAAGATCGAGCTGATGAACTCGCTGCTGCTGTCCTTTCCCGGCACGCCGATCATCTATTACGGCGACGAGATCGGGATGGGCGACAACATCTATCTCGGCGACCGCAACGGCGTGCGCACGCCGATGCAATGGAGCCCGGACCGCAACGGCGGTTTCTCGCGCTGCGACCCGGCGCGACTCTACGCGCCGCTGATCATGGACCCGGTCTACGGCTACGAATCGGTGAACGTCGAGGCGCAGTCGCGCAGCCTGTCCTCGCTGCTCAGCGCCACCAAGCGGCTGATCTCGGTGCGCAAATCAACGCTCGCCTTCGGCCGCGGCACCATGACCTTCATCCGTCCGGCCAACCGGTCCGTGCTCGCCTATGTCCGGCAGTATCGCGGCGAGGTCATCCTCTGCGTCGCCAATTTGTCGCGTGCCGCGCAAGCAACCGAACTCGACCTGTCGCCATGGAAGGACCGCATCCCGCAGGAAATGCTCGGCCGCAGTCGCTTCCCCGCGATCGGCGAACTGCCCTACATGATCACGCTGGGGCCCTACGGCTTCTACTGGTTCCAGCTTCAGGAGCGCGACAAGTCCGAGCCGGTGACGCCACGCGCGGTGCCGGAGTTCGAGACGCTGGTGGTGCCTCTGAATTCCAACTGGGTGTCGCTCGCCCGCGAGCGCGGCGTGTTCGAGCGCGAGGTGCTGCCGGGCTTCTTGTCGCGGACGCGATGGTATCCCGAGCACAATCCCAAGCACATCAAGACCAGGCTGACCTCTGCGGTGCCGTTCTGCGACATCGGCGACAACAGGCCTTGGATCGCATTCTTCGAGACGACAGAGCAGGACGCCGCGTCGCGCTACGTGCTGCCGATGCAGATCGAGTGGGTACGCTTCGATCGCGAGCGCTTCAACCCGAGGGCGCTCGCCGCCGTGCGCCAGGGCGCGCGCGAGGGCACGCTGCTCGACGTTGCTACGGACCAGATCTTCATCGGCCTTTTCCTGCGCAACCTGTCGCAGAATCTGGTGGTGGAAGAGAACAATCTGCGGCTCGAATTCAGGGCGACCAGCCGCTTCGGCGATTACACCATCAAGGAGCCCGAACGCATCCGCACGATCGAGCAGGCGAACAGCACCGCACTGGTCGACAACCAGTACGTCGCCAAGATCTACCGCCAGCTCGATAGCGGCATCAACCCCGAGATCGAGATCGGCCAATATCTCACCGAGGTCGCGCGATTTGCCAATACGCCGGCGCTGCTCGGCAGCGTCGAGCTGGTCGAGGGCGACCAGCGCAGCGCGCTCGGCGTGTTGCATGCCTATGTCGAGAACCAGGGTGACGGCTGGATCGTGACCACGGGTTATCTCGATCGCTATATCGACGAGCAGCGCGTGCTATCGGCAGGCGAAGCGCCCCGCGAGACCCAGGAGCAAGCGCCTTATCTGCACTTCATCGCGCAGATCGGCCGGCGGCTCGGCGAGCTGCATGTTGCCCTGGCGGCGGCAAAGTCGGACGAACTCGCCCCGGAACCGATCGGCTCCACGCACGTCAAGCGACTTGTGTCCGACCTCAAGGCGCGGGCCGAGCGGGTTTTCGAACGGCTGACGGACAGCCGCGACGACCTGCGGGAGGCGCACCGGCCGCTTATCGACCGGCTCGCCGCCATGCGGGCATCCCTGCCCGACCACCTGGATGCGCTATTGCCATCCGGGATCGGCGGTCTGAACATCCGTCATCATGGCGACTTCCGCCTCGGGCAGACTCTGATCGTGAAGGACGATATCTTCATCATCGACTTCGACGGCGATCCGCGCCTGCCGCTGGCCGACAAGCGTCGCAAGCTGCCTGCCGCGCGCGACGTCGCCGGATTGATCCGCTCGATCGACCTTTCGGTCAACGCGGCGCTGAGCCGGGCGCTCACGGGGGCCTCCGACGAGCAGGGCCGGATCACCGCCGCGCTCGGCGAATGGCGCGAGCGCGCCGCCGCGACCTTCCTGTCCGCCTATCGCGAAGCCATGACCGATCGACGGCTGTGGCCGGAGGATCGGAAATCCGCGGAAAGCCTGTTAAGGTTTTTCCTGCTTGATCAAGCGTTCAATGAAGTAGAGTACGAGCTGTCCAACCGGCCTGAGGGGCTCCATGCGCCGCTGACCGGACTGCTTCGCATTCTGTCAAGCACCGGGAGCGAAGCCCATGCCTAA
- the glgB gene encoding 1,4-alpha-glucan branching protein GlgB, whose product MPKLPAEAYAIIEGRHSDPFHYLGLHPEGDKSVVRAFLPEASNVEAVGEHGEVAPLDRVHDAGLFIGALPNGSKHYQLRAKFAGNVVEFEDAYRFPPILTDFDLYLLGEGTDQRLYDKLGAHPMRLEGVDGIGFVVLAPNARRVSVVGDFNFWDGRRHAMRVRGAGYWELFVPHAKAGDHYKFEIIGPHGHLLPLKSDPMAFASEVRPKTASIVFDEAHLPRPRPAPDGINALSAPMSIYEVHLGSWRRKNGDEWLTYRELAEQLPAYARDMGFTHLEFLPVSEHPFDGSWGYQPTGLYAPTSRFGTPEDFAALVDACHREGVGVLLDWVPGHFPDDPHGLGSFDGTAVYEHANPLQGRHLDWGTLIYNYGRTEVTNFLVSNALFWMERYAIDGLRVDAVASMLYLDYSRPPGAWIPNQYGGRENIEAINFLRRVNTEVFARFPQATTAAEESTAWPQVSRPVEFGGLGFGYKWNMGWMHDTLNYISKDPIHRKHHHGDILFGLHYAFSENFILPLSHDEVVHGKRSILGRMPGDEWQRFANLRAYYSFMFGHPGKKLLFMGAEIAQSREWNHDQSLDWHLLEYKSHSGIQSLIRDLNRVYRAVPALHQMDCDQAGFEWVITDDANRNVFAWLRKGIDDHSRCLVLVNFSPNVYRDYRVRVPIAGKWKEVFNSDSAHYGGTNVGNIGEVQAADGELRLTIPPLAAIFLVPES is encoded by the coding sequence ATGCCTAAACTGCCTGCCGAGGCCTATGCGATCATCGAAGGCCGCCACTCCGACCCCTTCCACTATCTCGGGCTGCATCCCGAGGGCGACAAAAGCGTGGTGCGTGCCTTTCTTCCCGAGGCCTCGAATGTCGAGGCGGTCGGCGAGCATGGCGAAGTCGCTCCGCTCGACCGCGTGCATGATGCCGGGCTTTTCATCGGGGCCCTGCCCAATGGCTCGAAGCACTATCAGTTGCGCGCGAAATTCGCGGGCAATGTCGTCGAGTTCGAGGACGCCTACCGGTTTCCGCCGATCCTGACCGATTTCGACCTGTATCTGCTCGGCGAAGGCACCGATCAGCGCCTCTACGACAAGCTCGGGGCGCATCCGATGCGTCTCGAAGGCGTCGACGGCATCGGCTTCGTGGTGCTGGCGCCGAACGCACGGCGCGTGTCCGTGGTCGGCGATTTCAATTTCTGGGACGGGCGGCGCCATGCGATGCGGGTGCGCGGCGCCGGCTATTGGGAATTGTTCGTTCCGCATGCCAAGGCCGGCGACCACTACAAGTTCGAGATCATCGGGCCGCACGGTCATCTGCTGCCGCTGAAATCCGATCCGATGGCATTTGCGAGCGAGGTCCGTCCGAAGACCGCCTCCATCGTGTTCGACGAAGCGCATTTGCCGCGGCCGCGTCCGGCGCCGGACGGCATCAACGCGCTGTCTGCGCCGATGTCGATCTACGAGGTGCATCTCGGCTCGTGGCGTCGCAAGAACGGCGATGAATGGCTGACCTATCGCGAGCTGGCCGAACAGCTGCCGGCCTATGCCCGCGACATGGGCTTCACCCATCTCGAATTCCTACCCGTGAGCGAGCATCCCTTCGACGGATCATGGGGCTATCAGCCGACCGGCCTCTATGCGCCGACCAGCCGCTTCGGGACTCCTGAGGATTTCGCCGCCCTCGTCGATGCCTGCCACCGCGAGGGTGTCGGCGTGCTGCTCGACTGGGTGCCCGGTCACTTCCCCGACGATCCGCACGGGCTCGGCAGCTTCGACGGCACCGCCGTCTACGAGCACGCCAACCCGCTGCAGGGCCGCCATCTCGACTGGGGCACCTTGATCTACAATTACGGCCGCACCGAAGTGACGAACTTCCTGGTGTCGAACGCGCTGTTCTGGATGGAGCGCTATGCGATCGACGGCCTGCGCGTCGATGCCGTCGCATCCATGCTCTATCTCGACTACAGCCGGCCACCCGGCGCCTGGATTCCGAACCAATATGGCGGCCGCGAAAACATCGAGGCGATCAATTTCCTGCGCCGCGTCAACACCGAGGTCTTCGCGCGCTTCCCGCAGGCGACCACGGCCGCCGAGGAATCCACCGCCTGGCCGCAAGTCTCGCGCCCGGTCGAATTCGGCGGGCTCGGCTTCGGCTACAAGTGGAACATGGGCTGGATGCACGACACGCTGAACTACATCAGCAAGGACCCGATCCATCGCAAGCACCACCACGGCGACATCCTGTTCGGCCTGCACTACGCCTTCTCGGAAAACTTCATCCTGCCGCTCTCGCACGACGAGGTCGTGCACGGCAAGCGCTCGATCCTCGGCCGCATGCCCGGCGACGAGTGGCAGCGCTTTGCGAATTTGCGCGCCTATTACAGCTTCATGTTCGGCCATCCCGGCAAGAAGCTGCTGTTCATGGGCGCGGAAATCGCCCAGAGCCGCGAATGGAATCACGACCAGTCGCTCGACTGGCACCTGCTCGAATACAAGTCCCATTCCGGCATCCAGTCGCTGATCCGCGACCTCAACCGGGTCTATCGCGCGGTGCCGGCGCTGCACCAGATGGACTGCGACCAGGCCGGCTTCGAATGGGTCATCACGGACGATGCCAACCGCAACGTGTTCGCCTGGTTGCGCAAGGGCATTGACGACCATTCGCGTTGTCTGGTGCTCGTCAACTTCTCACCCAACGTCTATCGCGACTATCGCGTGCGCGTGCCCATTGCCGGCAAGTGGAAAGAAGTGTTCAATTCGGACTCGGCCCATTACGGCGGCACCAATGTCGGCAATATCGGCGAGGTCCAGGCCGCTGACGGCGAGCTTCGTCTCACCATTCCGCCGCTCGCCGCGATCTTCCTCGTTCCGGAAAGCTGA